The window TGACGAACTGCCGCGCTGATGTGTAAACCCTGATTGCGGATGAGGCTGAGAGCCTGGGAAGTATGAGTAGGAACCCGGAGCTGTAGGTGTTACAGGACTTGCCACATTACTCTCTGGAAATCGATAGTCAGAGGAAGCAGGTTGTTCCTCGCGAATATTCATGGTTAATGACTCGATGGGCGGTAAAGTTATTCTTCCCGGAGACTCTATGTGCAGTTGTTGCTGCAATTTGGCAGCGACTGACTCTTCCATATAGCGGGTATGgtttttcaaatcgattAACTCGCCTATggtatctttcaaagtagTAGCCACCTGGTTCAgagaaatcaaattttccaTTGACACCTGATCCATTAAGATTTGCTCCTGCTTATCCAAAGAGGCTTGATGGCTAGGAAGGTTTCTTGTGTCATACAAGCTCtgagaaattggccaatCTCTAATCTCATCAGAAAGCTTATTTTTCAGTTCGATGATCGAAGTCATTTTATCCTGGTACGCTTTGTTGAGATCGGCATTACTTTCAATAGTGGCTGCTGCTCGCATTAACGAATCTATAGAGTTCTTTCGCAGTAAAGTGGGAGTTGTCCCACTGCTTCCGGAAAGCGGCGAACACTCAGTCAGATACGAATCGCTGTTTCTCCATCTTGGAGTCTTAAACTGTACTTTATTGGCAGACGATGGAGGCGTTGTATCATTCCCATGCTCATCTCGATAGATACCTTGCACTGCTGTCGACTCTACGGTTAGAGCCAAGCCTGGCTTGGAAACAGCCCTATTTCCAGACGTTGTCGTATAGTAAGGTGAAGGTGGATGTGATTCTGACGTAGGTGAGCTCCCTTGTGAACCCACATTCAAGAGGTTTGGTACCGAGGGAGCTCTTGCATTATTTTGGACTTGTAGTGATAATACATGGTTATTAGCACCATTTCCCAGCGAAGGATAGGTACCCGTACCGGACCTAGCTGTTCGAGAGGATTTTCGATCTGAAGTTTCAGAGCTCTTTTTACTATGAAAGTGCTCTTCAGGTGGTGGTCTCATCATGGACATTTTCGTGGCGCTCATCGGTTATTATAATACTCTTATAGAATGAGAGTTTGGAAAATCttaaatcaaaaaaatttaaGAGTGATTACGAAAACACTGAGAGTTTTACCAAAAGCATTTGCAATCTAAGCCAAATCCGTAGACAATAGCGACAAATCCCACCCTTATGTATAATTCAATGTTAGGCAACCCCGAACCCAACTTAATCCTTGCCAGATAAATGCCTATTGGGAGAAAGAAACTAGTGCTCTAAACTCAACCAAGTTTTGAAGCGTCTAGAATCTGCGACAAGGAGATTCCCTTTTATCTAGAGACGAAGTGAGTTAAAATAACCTATGCCCACAGAACTGAAGAGCAGGT of the Torulaspora delbrueckii CBS 1146 chromosome 7, complete genome genome contains:
- the GAT2 gene encoding Gat2p (similar to Saccharomyces cerevisiae GAT2 (YMR136W); ancestral locus Anc_2.395) — encoded protein: MRPPPEEHFHSKKSSETSDRKSSRTARSGTGTYPSLGNGANNHVLSLQVQNNARAPSVPNLLNVGSQGSSPTSESHPPSPYYTTTSGNRAVSKPGLALTVESTAVQGIYRDEHGNDTTPPSSANKVQFKTPRWRNSDSYLTECSPLSGSSGTTPTLLRKNSIDSLMRAAATIESNADLNKAYQDKMTSIIELKNKLSDEIRDWPISQSLYDTRNLPSHQASLDKQEQILMDQVSMENLISLNQVATTLKDTIGELIDLKNHTRYMEESVAAKLQQQLHIESPGRITLPPIESLTMNIREEQPASSDYRFPESNVASPVTPTAPGSYSYFPGSQPHPQSGFTHQRGSSSWPMAPGNQGHRATVSDPSGYQDRATEATQFPQPSAKATMNGIPIIFKTPNSLSTAKGKVKSKSTKKKKKSLTEGSSQDYRRSLSHGLMLAETLRKNDQATTSCVHCGEGSTPEWRRGPYGNRTLCNACGLFYRKLIKKFGVKDANLLMRFKKQINPEDRRVPSLVNVPAAFLSQLNEDSSLDSEYNTIGSSPGGSGI